A window of Nicotiana sylvestris chromosome 8, ASM39365v2, whole genome shotgun sequence genomic DNA:
CTACCAACTGAAGTGGGATTTTGTGGCTCTTACTTTTGTCTCTCCACATTCCCATCTTATTCTGAATGTTACTATAGTACAGAGACAGATTGGTTGTTTTGCAGTGCAAAAGATACTATTCACAACACTCTCACTGTTCTGCTTCCTATTTCCCCACTTCTCTTTGAACTCTTCCCTTTGCATATCCATACGAAAAATATATAAAGACCACTCACCTTCCCATTCTTATATGTATAGTAATAATACACCTTTCAATAGTCTAAGTCGGTTCTTGAATTCATAGAGAAAGATAGGTTTAAAAAAAGATTGTGTTTTCATTATATTTTCTTGAGTTTAGAGTTGTGGGAAATCGATAAGACCGTGATCCGATGATGAAGATCTATGCCTTTGTGCTTGATGCTACTGCTGCGTGGTTTTGAAGGaaacagaagaaagaagaagaagaggaagaagaagaagaagaagaagaaaaagaaaaagaagaagaagaagaagaagaagaagaagaagaagaagaagaagaagaaaacgaaggaggagaaagaGGGCTGAGGTTGTTTAAAATGTGGTTACAcgttaaaacttttaaaaaaaatgggtatagggcgccccgtgcaatttttcgCATTTTAGGTCAAAGATGAAAATATGGTCTATTAAAATATTTGGACGACCATACAACGTCATTTACTCGATCCTTTTTGGGCGAACGGCACAAATAGCCACTAAAAGCTGTGGCTTTTATTTTAAAGCCACTGTTTTCAATGTATTTAGACTTTAGCCACTCCTTTTAAAAAACTTATACCTGACTGGACGAGAATACCTTtctggtataacttatacctacgTTATCAACACAAGCAGCAGTTACACAAAGAGAAGAAGCGAGCAACAGCAGCAGTTACCACAGCGGCGATCAACTGAGGACGAACCACCATTTCTCTTCCCGATTTCAAAAATTTAGCAATCTAATCCAAAAAAACGACATAGATAAACAGTAAGTTGTAATTTCATGTGTTTCTATCAATTTTTATTTCGCTATAGTTATACTTTTTAGATCTATATTGATTTGATTATATATTAGAtaagaatttgatttttttttaatttctggaTTGATAAATTTATAGACACCGCCTCCTATGATAATTCTGTATTCCGGACTTAGTGTCTTCATTTTGGAAattgaattcaaaaaaataagaacactatgtccttaactttgattctACTGGCCTCATTttgcaaattgaataaaaaaacttAAGGACAAATGTCCTTCACtttgttgttgttcttctgtaTACAAAGTCCTGTAGCTTGAGTTTCAAATTGTatgttttaatttctggttcaaatgtTAAGGATTGACAGTCCTTAACTCTtaaatacatgtttaaatgttaaggactagcagtccttaacttttaattccatgtttaaaacttaaggactggcagtccttaacatttaattccatgtttaaatgttaaggactggcagttcttaactttaattacatgtttaaatgttaaaggactgGCAGTtcttaactttaattacatgtttaaatgttaaggacagacagtccttatctTGGTCTTGCACTTACAGTACACCTGTTCTTAATTCTACAAGGATTTCTTTATAACGTATgccctttgtttcccattctcTTGACTTGTAGGATGGAAACAATATGCATAATAGTTGCTTTAAATGGTAGATGGACTGAAGACTATAAGTATCTTGATCATCAAACAAAGCTTTTCCTAGCACCTGAGTCAATTCAGTTTGAAGATTTCGTTAAACAGATTTTTGAGCTTATTGAATTGGATAGAGAAAAGTTTGAAATAgtgatatggtttgatatcaaccttggaacaagcaaaggaatgcttgtaTCCAAAGATTTAGATCTTCACACATGTATAGAGTTGCTAAAAACTCATTCACTCTTCAAGAGCTGTCGTTTCATAGTTGATATTTCGGAAAGAGTTTTTGCATCAACAAGCAATGAACATGCCAACACAAaaactcaacatgacaatcaaGAGCGATGCCAACAGATAGTTGAAGtagatatggttgaagctcaaCCATTAAATGAAGAGGTGCATCAAACATTTGAttctattcaagtagaaggacaaAGCATTATAGAGATTGACAACGAACAAGCTTTGGGTATTCAAGTCTTAGAGAGTGCACCGGTAATCGAAGTAGTTGCTGACAAAACCTGCACTCAAATAACTAAACGAagatcaaatttgaaacaaaaagaatccccaactacgATATTAAGAGAAAATGCTTCTTTGGATCAAATAAAAGTCGGATCAGTATTTGACAAGAAGAAGAgcataattaattgtttttctaaTGTAGCAATCAAAGGACATTTTGAATTCAAAGTTGTTAGATCAAGCTCAACAAGATATTCGTTGACATGCAATGATGATAGGTGTCGTTGGTGTGTGCGtgctttcagaattaaagactcAACATTATTCAAGATAGTAAAGCTTGAGAAAAAGCATGACTGCTCTGTTAACACTAGGAAAGCAGATCAAAGGCATGCTACTTCAAAGTTGATTAGTGGTTACATTATCGATAATCTTCGGGACCCAAGATTTGAAGTTACACCAGCTTTTGTCATGGCAGAGATGCAAAAATTGCATGGACTAGACATTGGATATCACAAGGCGTGGCGTGCTATTCAACATGCTTCCGCTTTAATAAGAGGAAGTCCCGAAGAAAATTATGAATTATTGTgttcatacttgtatatgatGACAAGTAAAAACCCGGGAACTTATACTAACATAAAGATAGACGACAACAACAGGTAAACAATTTAGGACATGCTGTCTTTAGCCTTGTTAACTTTTGAGTTATAACCAGAAGTTGAGGACTGCctatccttaagttttgaacttgtaattaaaagttaaggacttccagtccttaagttttgaactttgaaataaaagttaaggacagcatgtccttaactttataacttgtaaatgtaagttaaggactgactGTCCTAAACTTCGGGTATTTTAACCTTGTTTTATATTGTATTTTcaggtttctttatatgttttacGCATATGGATCATCGATAGCTGGTTGGAATCATTGTAGACCAGTGATTGCTATTGATGCGACTTTTTTGAAGTCAAAATATCGTGGTGTTTTAATGATTTCAGTTTCAAAAGATGCAAATAACCAAATTTTCCCATTAGCCTTTGGAATAGCAGAATCTGAAAACAACAATTCCTATGAGTGGTACTTTAGTCAGCTTCGCAATGCAATTGGGAGCCGTgagaatttgatttttttatcaGACAGGCATCAAGCTATTGCAAATGGCATTGTAAAGGTATATCCTGAAAGCCATCATGGGATTTGCATCTATCATTTGGAGCAGAACCTAAAGCGAAGAAAGGTGAAAAGTGAGGTCATAAAACTTTTCCAAAGTGCTGCAAGAGTATACAAGCGTAAAGAATTTGACATATACATGTCAGAtattgcaaatgtagataagaaaACTTATGACTACTTGATGGAAGAACCACCGGAAAGATGGGCACGTTCTTGTAGTCCACAACGAAGATATGACATGCTCACAACAAACATAGTTGAGTCGATGAATTCAGTGCTATTAGAAGCAAGGGAGCTGCCTATACTAAGAATGATGGATTTCATTCAAGTGAAGCTACAACATTGGTtttatgaaagaagaaataaagcaGAAGGAACATTTTATGATGTTTCTTGTTGGGTAGAGGAGGAATTGAAGAACAGAATAGATTTAGCATTTACTTTGAACGTAAGTATTATGTTTTATGTTTATATTAtgattttgacattttttaaCATAATGTACTCACTTATAATTTTTCAACATTGAAGGTCTTCCCTGTTGATTCATGGCgttctagagttgaagaagaaggaataaCTTTCTTGGTGGACTTAAACAAAAGAACATGTGATTGTTTTCAATTTCAACTTGATGAATTACCATGCATACATGCAATTGCAGCTATCGAGAAGAGAAACATCAAGAAGTCCGACTTTTGTTCGCACTGGTACTTAAAGGAATCTTGGCTGAAAACATATGAAAGACAAATACATCCTGTAGGACATACTGATTCATGGATTGTACCAGAGAGTGTTAAGTCACAAATTGTTAAACCTCCAGATTTCAAAGTGCCACCAGGTAGAAGGCAAAAGAAAAGGCACATTCCTGCTACCGAGccatcaaaaataacattcaaATGTGGTCGTTGCAGAAGAATTGGTCATAATAGAACAGCTTGTATATATTCTTCGGCACTCCATCCATTTTCAAGAAAGCATAGAGAAGAGTAGAAATATACACTTATGTGTATCGACTCTTTTAAGTTTTTGCTATAGATTGTATTCATTATTATTCTAATTTGAGTGGATGCCTAGATTTTCAATATTTATATCTTGTTAcattcttttaatttcttttgagttCAACAATTAAAAGTTATTAACAGGAGTCAGTAAGTTCAACTTGCAATTTTGAAACGTAATgattgtctgtccttaactttgaatttcaagttcaaaagttaaggacatgaggttcTTAAGTTATAGTCTCatgttaaaaacttaaggactgtctgtccttaactttgaattttaagttcaaacgttaaggacatgaggtccttaagttatagtcccatattAAAAACGTaatgactgtctgtccttaactttgaatttcaagttcaaaagttaaggacatgaggtccttaagttatagtcccatgttaaaaacttaaggactgtctatccttaactttgaatttcaagttcaaaagttaaggatatgaggtccttaagttatagtcccatgttaaaaacttgaggactgtttgtcattaactacaggagtccttaagtttgaaatacaagttaaaaacttaaggactgtctgtccttaactttaaattttaagttcaaacgttaaggacatgaggtccttaagttatagtcccatgttaaaaacttgaggactgtttgtccttaactttgaattttaagttcaaacgttaaggacatgaggtccttaagttatagtcccatgttaaaaacttgagaactgtttgtcattaactacaggagtccttaagtttgaaatacaagttcaaaagttaaggacatgaggtccttaagttatagtcccatgttcaaaacttaaggactgtcggtccttaactttgaatttgaagTTCACTTACACTTAGTCATGAACAAATACTAACAAACTCAATGGACAAATCAACAGTTGAGAGAAACAacgaaataaataacaaaatgccTTGACATAACTTTTGAAATTGTAATTTTGCATAGCTGTTACAAAAAATTACGCTATGCCAACAAAACAAAATATAAGTGCCTTTTCACAAATTTACAGAATATTTCAGAACTATCCTAAACTGGCATAATTCAGATGTCACCTTTACAGCAATTTTATACAAAAATAACACCACAATTTCTTTACAACTCCTTTGGACAGAATGTTTCATTTTCACTCTCATAATCATCACCAACATTTTCTGGTGGAGTATCATAACCAGAATTTCTTTTCCATTCACCATGTGCCCAAAGATTTGCAGCAAGTTCTTTTCGAAAGTCTTTTATGTCTTCGGGTTGGAATTGCTGCACGTCCTTTCCAATCATCAGCAACTCGGCAAATTTGATCAGGAATGCACCACAATCAGTCCTAAGAGAAATGTAAGATATGCAGTGAATTAAACAATAAATCTTAAGTACATATAAATAATATAACAAATAATAACACGTACGATCCAGTTTGGTGTGGTGATCTTTGCCACTGTATATCAAATTTGTTGAAGACATTCCCAAAAGACTTGTGATTTTTGTCAAACTGTGAGAACTTTAGCAAATGGGGGATCATGCGTGCATACATTTGCATGTAGTTCATTCCTGCTTCATATGGCTCACTGTATATGGAATCATATACATCAATCTTTTTTTGATTCAAGTCCAATACTCCCAACAAAAAGTGTGTCACGGCTTCATCATCTTCTTAAGGAAGCCGACATGGAAAAAAGATTTTGTCAACCTCAGTCCATGCAATTCCACATCTACGGTTGTCCCCCACACATATGGTGTCAGAAATAACTGATTATCACCAGCACACCAAAACTCATCACTAGCATCTTCACTAAAATCTTTATATACAAGTGCCATATAATTATCAAAAAGAACATCAGTAGTTGTGCATCGAAAAGGATGATCGCGAGGGTGGTAGCATTCCTTCTTTCTCAGATAATAGAGAGCAATGTCAATATGCTTcataaaaaggcaaaaaataaaacaaatcaatAACAAATCAGtcataaaataatgaaaaaatgataaattaataatagaaaaaataaatgcCTTGTGAATTATCTAACCTtatcatcaagaacaaatttgctatctgaaagctcaaggaaaaacattttgctactgattttttgaTGATACAATTTGTATGGTTTTTTCCTCACACTATTATCATCAGCATATAAATCAATTTGTcccctgaaaattttgaaaatgtcaagttagaattttgaaaactttaatctataacttaaggaccaagtgtccttagcttttgaatttgatactcaaacttaaggactgcatgtccttagcttatgaattttgaattcaaacttaaggacaagaagtccttaagttttaaacttgaatctataaGTTAAGGACAGTTAGTCCTAAAATTAGTCTTACAATCACAGAAGTTAAGGATGTAGTGAAACACATTAAGAGACTTACTCTTTTTTGCGACCTCTCCTTTTCTCCTTGCCCAACCACACAATGAAAAATAGTCTCTTACGAGTATAATGAAAAATACACCTACGAGTATAGGTTGATTTTATCCAACCTGAACTCTTCAGAGTATTTTGATTGTCTGCCTTGGAACTTACTGCTTTTCCTTCCTTATCAAAAGGAGATTTCAACTgccagcttaacttcttgttcctTTTACCTCGACCAAGTTCTTCTTCAACATTTCCTTCACCCTCCATAGTCAAAGTCGCATCAATGTCCATTTGTATACTTGGAGGAGTAGGAGTAAGAAGAGAAAATGACGGACCATCATAACCAATATtgtctctctttcttttccttgtaTATTGGTTAAGATCGTCATCATTGGTGTCATCTTTGTTTTCCTCTGCTGgcaacactatatatatatatatatatatatatatatatatatatatatatatatatatatatatatattcatattaGTTTTTTGCAACAGGTCAAATGAAGAGACAAAATTTCAATTGTACATATAATAACTAGGG
This region includes:
- the LOC104212783 gene encoding uncharacterized protein produces the protein MTVEGSVCSSTASEEAGVQYQEKTGLQSQDIGRSEIGSKSIDATCDDDDVAGMILDIANESCQQASKDHGEQLQDKENVELQEKENAARNILAELSLEKTQEGTAEKTVLPAEENKDDTNDDDLNQYTRKRKRDNIGYDGPSFSLLTPTPPSIQMDIDATLTMEGEGNVEEELGRGKRNKKLSWQLKSPFDKEGKAVSSKADNQNTLKSSGWIKSTYTRRCIFHYTRKRLFFIVWLGKEKRRGRKKEGQIDLYADDNSVRKKPYKLYHQKISSKMFFLELSDSKFVLDDKHIDIALYYLRKKECYHPRDHPFRCTTTDVLFDNYMALVYKDFSEDASDEFWCAGDNQLFLTPYVWGTTVDVELHGLRLTKSFFHVGFLKKMMKP